A region of the Chryseobacterium gotjawalense genome:
ATAGAAACGGTGTTTTCTCAAATAATCTTTATCTATTTCTCCGTCGCGGATCTGTTCCCAAAGCCGCTCATTGATGGTGAAATATTCCCGGTGGAAATCATCGAACTCTAAATTATATTTATCGCGAACCTGTTGTCTTCTGAAAATTTCCTTTAAAGTTAAAAAGGCGTTTCCGCGGTGATCCCAAAGGGTATTGTCGAGGTCAAAAAAAATGTGCTGAATTTTCATACAGCACAAATTTAAGAAAATAAGATCAGTTTTTAGAAACAATAAGGTTTTTTGATTTCAATTTTATTACCTGAATACTCTGAGAATAGCGGAGCAAAAAATCAATGGTCTGTTTCTTGGGTGTCAATCGTTTTTCGTTCAAAGTGTCAATTTTTTTCATACGCGAAAAGTTTAACTTAAAAACGAAAAAATTTGAATATTATTATCTGGTTAAAACAATTTGATGTTCATCCATAATTTTTCTTAAGTTAATGAGGGCGTAACGAACCCTACCCAATGTGGTATTGATACTGGAACCGGTCTGATCTGCAATTTCTTTAAAAGACAGCCCGTCGAAAAACCGCAACCGGACAACTTCCTGTTGATTCTCCGGCAAATAATCCAGCATCCTCATCAAATCTTCCTGAATTTGCCTGCTGATCAATTGGTCTTCAATATTTTCCTCTTTCCCGGCGATCAAATCAAAAATAGAAAACTCTTCATTATCATAAGACGTTTCTGAGACTTTGTTATGCTTTGCTTTCAGCCGGAAATGATCGATGACCAGATTGTGTGCGATGCGTTTTGCCCATAAGACAAATTTGCCTTCTTCGTTATATTTGCCTTCTTTCAGCGTAACAATAATTTTCATGAAAGTATCCTGGAAAACATCATTTGCCAGGGTTTCGTCCATTATTTTATAAAAAATGAAGGTGAAAATTTCTTTTTGGTGTCTTTCAATAAGTACGGCGAGCGCTTTTTCGTTACCGTTTTTGAAATTCGAGATCAGCCAACTGTCTGTATTATTATCCATAACTCTATTCTGTATTTATTCAGGAATTTATGTCCCATTATATTGGGGCTTTTAAAATTCAGATATTAAAAAACTAATAGAGGTTTATGATCTATAAAATGGACTTTATTGTGATTGGCTAAAGTAGTAAAAAAGTTAATACTCTGTTAACTAATTAATAAAAAAATACAAAAAAATCATTTCAATAAATCGTGAAGCATGACTAATGGTAGGTTTATCGTAAAATTAAAATTGAATCCTTTCAGCTCTTTTCCGTTAATTCCCGCCTGATCAATCGGGAAAGCGTACCCTCCGCTGAAGTCAATCAACCCAAATAAAGTGACTCCTGCTTTTGGTGCGACATATTTCGTAGTTGCTTCGGCTCCTGCCAAAAAATAAATGGAATGGTATAAATCTACATTCCGTGCAAAATTGAGCAAGATATCACCCTGAATTTTGGGTACGACAGCAAATTGACCATTGACACTCCCAATCATTCCGGCAACTCCTAAGCGGTAAATCATATCGTCATTTTTCAGAAAAAGCAATCTTCCGCCCAGTTCTGCAAAACTTTGATTTTGATAAACGTATCCCGCATGAACCATTTTGTGAACGGTGAATTGGGCTTTCGAAACACCGAAAAACATGAAAAATAACAGTATTGAAAAAACAGATTTCTTGGCCATCATCAAATATTTATTGGGGATAAAGATAAAAAAAACTGCTTTAACATTTCTGAAAAAGCAGTTCTTTATATTTTTTAAAGATTAAATTCTTTCTTTATTTCATCAACTTTGTCGAGTTTCTCCCAAGTAAAGAATTCTAAATCTTTAATGGTGAACTCTTCGCCGGTTGCTTTTCTAAAGGTTTTATCAGCAACATAAGGCTCTCTTCCCATGTGTCCGTACGAAGCGGTTTCCTGATAAATCGGATTTCTCAATTTTAGGTTCTGCTCAATTGCATAAGGTCTTAAATCAAAAATTTTCTGAATTCTTTCTGAAATGTCGCCATCATGCAAACCAAGTTTTGAAGTTCCATAAGTATTAACATATAAACCACAAGGTTCAGCAACACCGATCGCGTAAGAAACCTGTACCAAAATCTCATCTGCAATTCCTGCTGCAACTAAGTTTTTCGCAATATGACGAACCGCATAAGCCGCACTTCTATCTACTTTTGACGGGTCTTTTCCGGAGAAAGCACCACCACCGTGCGCGCCTTTTCCGCCATAAGTATCTACGATGATTTTTCGACCCGTCAAACCTGTGTCACCGTGTGGTCCACCGATTACAAATTTTCCGGTCGGGTTAATGTGGTATTTGATCTTATCGTTGAATAAATCCTGAATTTCTTTCTTTTGTTTCGCTTTCACTTTCGGAATCAAGATTTCGATCATGTCTTTCTCGATTTTTGCCGACATCGCTTCATCGCTTCCAAAATCATCGTGCTGGGTAGAAACCACGATGGAGTCTATCCTAACCGGTTTATGGTCATCCGAATACTCGATGGTCACCTGTGATTTTGCATCAGGACGAAGATACTTTACAGCGTCGTTTTCTCTTCTTAAAACAGCTAATTCTTTAAGGATCGTGTGGGCCAGATCAAGTGCCAGCGGCATATAGTTATCGGTCTCGTTGGTTGCGTAACCGAACATCATTCCCTGATCCCCCGCTCCCTGCAGATTGGCTTTGGTATCGAAATCATCACTTTCGTGAGCACGGTCAACTCCCTGATTAATATTGGAAGACTGCTCGTGAATACAGGAAATAACTCCGCAGGAATCCCCCGCGAACATGTATTCTCCTTTGGTATAGCCAATTCCGTTAATTACTCTTCTGGCAATATCCT
Encoded here:
- a CDS encoding RNA polymerase sigma factor, which encodes MDNNTDSWLISNFKNGNEKALAVLIERHQKEIFTFIFYKIMDETLANDVFQDTFMKIIVTLKEGKYNEEGKFVLWAKRIAHNLVIDHFRLKAKHNKVSETSYDNEEFSIFDLIAGKEENIEDQLISRQIQEDLMRMLDYLPENQQEVVRLRFFDGLSFKEIADQTGSSINTTLGRVRYALINLRKIMDEHQIVLTR
- the metK gene encoding methionine adenosyltransferase, with product MSYLFTSESVSEGHPDKVADQISDALIDNFLANDPQSKVACETLVTTGQVVLAGEVKSTAYLDVQDIARRVINGIGYTKGEYMFAGDSCGVISCIHEQSSNINQGVDRAHESDDFDTKANLQGAGDQGMMFGYATNETDNYMPLALDLAHTILKELAVLRRENDAVKYLRPDAKSQVTIEYSDDHKPVRIDSIVVSTQHDDFGSDEAMSAKIEKDMIEILIPKVKAKQKKEIQDLFNDKIKYHINPTGKFVIGGPHGDTGLTGRKIIVDTYGGKGAHGGGAFSGKDPSKVDRSAAYAVRHIAKNLVAAGIADEILVQVSYAIGVAEPCGLYVNTYGTSKLGLHDGDISERIQKIFDLRPYAIEQNLKLRNPIYQETASYGHMGREPYVADKTFRKATGEEFTIKDLEFFTWEKLDKVDEIKKEFNL